In one window of Hevea brasiliensis isolate MT/VB/25A 57/8 chromosome 10, ASM3005281v1, whole genome shotgun sequence DNA:
- the LOC110634476 gene encoding uncharacterized protein LOC110634476, with the protein MSNEELKIRSELEMDIERDLEQEITDGIYHLALRLHRLYQNQKERNKREISESGAAKKIHQETKKKLLSEVSISIKLDAGTKIEIKEIKKEAPTRPRSSRSDQNFQGMLHTKKFDWARSLRSSGSASAVAISRRNERSLQGKTLSNYPAGQCMNLNPDNNARRNLTSAAGHRKISASVDNN; encoded by the coding sequence ATGTCGAATGAGGAGCTGAAGATTCGCAGCGAGCTTGAGATGGATATAGAAAGAGATTTAGAGCAAGAAATTACAGATGGAATATACCATCTTGCACTGAGATTGCACAGACTTTATCAAAACCAAAAAGAAAGGAATAAAAGAGAAATATCAGAATCTGGTGCAGCAAAAAAAATTCACCAGGAAACAAAGAAAAAATTACTCTCTGAAGTCAGCATAAGCATAAAATTGGATGCAGGAACCAAGATTGAAATAAAAGAGATCAAGAAAGAAGCTCCAACTAGGCCCAGAAGTTCAAGATCAGATCAGAATTTTCAGGGCATGCTTCATACTAAGAAGTTTGATTGGGCCAGGAGTCTAAGGTCATCAGGTTCAGCTTCTGCTGTGGCCATTAGCAGGAGAAACGAAAGATCACTCCAGGGTAAAACACTAAGCAATTACCCTGCAGGTCAGTGTATGAATCTGAACCCTGATAACAATGCCAGGAGAAATCTCACTAGTGCTGCAGGGCATCGAAAAATCAGTGCAAGTGTTGACAATAATTAA